In Actinoplanes sp. NBC_00393, a single genomic region encodes these proteins:
- a CDS encoding MFS transporter, which produces MAVIRGNVKTFYQLLGNTLLVSVMNFTVWFAVTFWVYLQTRSVFATGMISGIFLVLTALTGIWFGSLVDGHRKKTALQGSAVASFLLYAAAFALYLVTPEDEFRDPASALLWAFVLLLMFGVIAGNIRTIALPTLVTLLIEEDTRDRANGLVGTVSGTTFLVTSVISGLLVALDGMFSVLLLALVVLGLAVAHLAFVTIPERGVLHTGEDVPKSGVDLRGTLRLIAGVPGLTALILFSTFNNFLGGVFMALADAYGLSLVSVQAWGLLWGVLSTGFIIGGLLVSRTGLGKRPVRLLLLINLVLWTIIIVFPLWASIIPLAIGFFLYMVLVPYAEATEQTILQRVVPYERQGRVFGLAQSVEQAASPLTAFLISPITQFVFIPFMTDGAGARTIGPWFGTGADRGMALVFILTGLIGVIATSLALLSRPYRRLSRRLAENPASAEPSAEDDTVPTVSP; this is translated from the coding sequence ATGGCCGTCATCCGGGGGAACGTGAAGACCTTCTATCAGCTGCTCGGCAACACGCTGCTGGTGTCGGTCATGAATTTCACGGTGTGGTTCGCCGTCACCTTCTGGGTGTACCTGCAGACCAGATCGGTCTTCGCCACCGGGATGATCTCCGGCATCTTCCTGGTGCTGACCGCGCTCACCGGCATCTGGTTCGGCAGCCTCGTCGACGGGCACCGCAAGAAGACCGCGTTGCAGGGCTCGGCCGTCGCGTCCTTCCTGCTGTACGCGGCCGCGTTCGCCCTCTACCTGGTCACCCCGGAGGACGAGTTCCGTGACCCGGCGAGCGCGCTGCTCTGGGCGTTCGTCCTGCTGCTGATGTTCGGGGTGATCGCCGGCAACATCCGGACCATCGCGCTGCCCACCCTGGTCACGCTGCTGATCGAGGAGGACACCCGGGACCGGGCGAACGGTCTGGTCGGCACGGTCTCCGGCACCACGTTCCTGGTCACCTCGGTGATCAGCGGGCTGCTGGTGGCGCTGGACGGGATGTTCTCGGTGCTGCTGCTGGCGCTGGTGGTGCTCGGGCTCGCCGTCGCGCACCTGGCCTTCGTGACGATCCCCGAGCGGGGGGTGCTGCACACCGGCGAGGACGTGCCGAAATCCGGCGTCGACCTGCGCGGCACCCTGCGGCTGATCGCCGGGGTGCCCGGGCTGACCGCGCTGATCCTGTTCAGCACGTTCAACAACTTCCTCGGCGGCGTCTTCATGGCGCTCGCCGATGCGTACGGGTTGTCGCTCGTGTCCGTGCAGGCGTGGGGCCTGCTGTGGGGCGTGCTCAGCACCGGCTTCATCATCGGCGGGCTGCTGGTCTCGCGGACCGGTCTGGGCAAACGCCCGGTCCGGCTCCTGCTGCTGATCAACCTGGTGCTCTGGACGATCATCATCGTGTTCCCGCTGTGGGCGTCGATCATCCCGCTGGCAATCGGCTTCTTCCTGTACATGGTCCTGGTGCCGTACGCCGAGGCCACCGAGCAGACCATCCTGCAGCGCGTGGTGCCGTACGAACGGCAGGGCCGCGTCTTCGGCCTGGCGCAGAGCGTGGAACAGGCCGCCTCCCCGCTGACCGCGTTCCTGATCTCGCCGATCACCCAGTTCGTCTTCATCCCGTTCATGACCGACGGCGCCGGCGCCCGCACCATCGGCCCGTGGTTCGGCACCGGCGCCGACCGCGGCATGGCCCTGGTCTTCATCCTGACCGGCCTGATCGGCGTGATCGCCACGTCGCTCGCCCTGCTCAGCCGCCCCTACCGCCGCCTGAGCCGCCGCCTGGCCGAGAACCCTGCCTCGGCCGAGCCCAGCGCCGAGGACGACACCGTGCCCACCGTAAGTCCATGA
- the gndA gene encoding NADP-dependent phosphogluconate dehydrogenase — MSQKAQIGVTGLAVMGRNLARNFARHGHTVALHNRSYGRTKELVENFGHEGTFLPAETAEEFVASLERPRRVVIMVKAGPATDAVIDEFAPLLEEGDMLIDAGNAHYADTRRREAALKAKGLHFVGAGVSGGEEGALHGPSIMPGGPKESYEALGPLLEDIAAKVDGEPCCVHVGPDGAGHFVKMVHNGIEYADMQLIAEAYDLLRQIGGHSPADIAGIFGQWNEGRLGSYLIEITAEVLKQVDAATGQPFVDVVLDQAEQKGTGRWTVQAALDLGVPVSGIAESVFARALSGGKAERKAAADAGLPGPSVTAGAHSGDLVADVEQALFASKIVAYAQGFQQIQAASKEYGWEIDPGAMAKIWRAGCIIRAKFLDFIKQAYDKQPTLATLLVDQYFLDAVSGAQDAWRRVVATAAQQGIPAPGFASALAYYDGLRAQRLPAALIQGQRDFFGAHTYHRVDKPGSFHTLWATEDRAEVEA; from the coding sequence ATGTCGCAGAAGGCGCAGATCGGAGTCACCGGCCTGGCGGTGATGGGCCGCAACCTGGCCCGGAACTTCGCCCGGCACGGGCACACCGTGGCGTTGCACAACCGGTCCTACGGCCGCACCAAGGAGCTCGTCGAGAACTTCGGCCACGAGGGCACCTTCCTGCCGGCCGAGACCGCGGAGGAGTTCGTCGCGAGCCTGGAGCGCCCGCGCCGTGTGGTCATCATGGTGAAGGCCGGGCCGGCCACCGACGCCGTGATCGACGAGTTCGCCCCGCTGCTCGAAGAGGGCGACATGCTGATCGACGCGGGCAACGCGCACTACGCGGACACCCGGCGGCGGGAGGCGGCGCTCAAGGCGAAGGGCCTGCACTTCGTGGGCGCCGGCGTCTCCGGCGGCGAGGAGGGCGCGCTGCACGGCCCGTCGATCATGCCGGGTGGCCCGAAGGAGTCGTACGAGGCGCTCGGCCCGCTGCTCGAGGACATCGCGGCGAAGGTGGACGGGGAGCCGTGCTGCGTGCACGTCGGCCCGGACGGCGCCGGTCACTTCGTGAAGATGGTGCACAACGGCATCGAGTACGCGGACATGCAGCTCATCGCCGAGGCGTACGACCTGCTCCGGCAGATCGGCGGGCACTCGCCGGCCGACATAGCCGGCATCTTCGGCCAATGGAACGAGGGGCGGCTCGGCTCGTACCTGATCGAGATCACCGCCGAGGTGCTCAAGCAGGTGGACGCCGCCACCGGCCAGCCGTTCGTGGACGTCGTGCTGGACCAGGCGGAGCAGAAGGGCACCGGCCGCTGGACCGTGCAGGCGGCGCTGGACCTGGGCGTACCGGTCTCCGGCATCGCCGAGTCGGTCTTCGCCCGGGCGCTCTCCGGCGGCAAGGCGGAACGCAAGGCCGCCGCCGACGCGGGCCTGCCGGGCCCGTCGGTCACCGCCGGCGCGCACTCCGGAGATTTGGTGGCCGACGTCGAGCAGGCGCTGTTCGCCTCCAAGATCGTGGCGTACGCCCAGGGCTTCCAGCAGATCCAGGCGGCCAGCAAGGAGTACGGCTGGGAGATCGACCCCGGCGCGATGGCGAAGATCTGGCGGGCCGGCTGCATCATCCGGGCCAAGTTCCTCGACTTCATCAAGCAGGCGTACGACAAGCAGCCGACCCTGGCCACGCTGCTCGTCGACCAGTACTTCCTGGACGCGGTCAGCGGCGCCCAGGACGCGTGGCGCCGCGTGGTGGCGACCGCCGCGCAGCAGGGCATCCCCGCGCCCGGCTTCGCGTCCGCGCTGGCCTACTACGACGGCCTGCGCGCGCAGCGCCTGCCGGCCGCCCTGATCCAGGGCCAGCGCGACTTCTTCGGCGCGCACACCTACCACCGGGTGGACAAGCCGGGCTCGTTCCACACCCTCTGGGCGACCGAGGACCGCGCCGAGGTCGAAGCCTGA